The following DNA comes from Poecilia reticulata strain Guanapo linkage group LG5, Guppy_female_1.0+MT, whole genome shotgun sequence.
TGTCCACAAAATTCTCAAGGCTTCTCCAGATTTCATTTTATGCAACCTaatacaagttaaaataaatttcaattaggtaaaaacaaaaaagttaaaaacttttcAATTCAGAATCCCTGTTTCTGCTAAAAGTAGAGCCTGTAAAGGTTTCAGTTGTGTACCTAAAACAACTTCATTTGGACTTTTATGAATGTATAGTAAATATACATTGACAGGAGCATGTCAGATTAAGGTCACCACATGTTTAGCGTATTCATTTGCCTGCAGCCTAGTATAGAGGTTACATTACAAGCTTTACAAAAGCAAAGCTAAGAAAACTAGATCTGCAATACCAAGTGCCTGaattcagaaatttctgttttacatattAAAGAATTTTAAATAGGCCAGAACAGACAAGAGGAAGTGTtcacttgagaaaaaaaaatgtgtgggcATACAGTGGCCTCAGTAAATAAGAAAAGATTTACTGAGGGTTGGTTTATCAATAAGCTAAACCAACCCCGGGATTCAGATCTGCCATTAGATCTGAAATTTATTTCCAATATCAACGTCTTTTTAAACGCATGCTGTAGTTCCGTCTCTTCTTGTCtagatacatttgttttaaacccaagagaatggattttttttggtaaagtgATTTTTCATCAATTCATAGCTAAGAAAGAGTAGAAGGTAAAGTTTCAGTTTGACTTTTCTCTAgtgtataaataaaacacacagaaaccaTGATAATCTCGCAACTACGAGGTCTGAAATGATTTTACCGTCATCTGCTGCAAGTGGTTACAGACCTTCACTCCACATAAAACATCACCACCAATGTACTCTTCTGcgaaaacaacacacacatccTGTGTGTGTGACTGCTAGTCAGAGGTGGGCACAGTACCCAaaaagagtagcactacttcaacatatttttaatccGTCCGAGAAATGACTCAAATGTAGaaaagtatttggtgaaaaGTCTACTCAGGTAaagagtaactgatcaaattatcaatcatttaatattcaaaaattacatcatcagacggacaaaatataaagttgagTGGAAATGTTATTCTGAGaatgaaaatgtcaatttatacaagtaacaaaaaagaacaaaatcgGGCAAACTTaactttttccaaatcagtttctttcaacaaaaaaacttctgaaactaacaaaatcatcagctgtgtgtgtgtgtctggttaatttttggttaaaacatgtttgttgttcaACTAAGAcagagatacttcataataaaattactcaagtaaaaatatttccacatgcAGCGTGAAGTGAACTCAGTGCAGTGATCGGACTCTCCCATTATCAATGCATAATCTTGGTGAAAATGAAAGCGACGAAGGATGGAAATAAATCTTTGACATTGCGGAGGCTTCAGGGAATGAATGATGTAAGCAACGTTCTAGACCATGTGACCTTATTTTTGGtggcaaccttttttttttgagccagGCAGTTATTGTTATTCATGTAAATCATTTGGTTTCTGatgtaaaaaagacatttaattcaaacaaaacggCATGGCAAAATTGATTGATCTACAcctaaataaaagacaaaactattGGCGTAGTTCCTCAAAAAAGAACatagaaatgaacaaattctgttttttgttgttttttttttgtttttttgaaatcgggaagagaacatttttttattttgtcaatatgATCAAAACCGTAGATAAAAAACAACTGTGGAATTCTGCTTAAAAAGTGTACATGTACtgtaatattgtgtaaaaaaggGCTGAACTTTAAAACTTCCATAAAATCAATCAGAATACTACAGGCTTTTCAAAATCTATTTAATAGAACTAAAAGGGCTAAAATGACCTGGTTTTGGGGCTggaataataaatcaataatatacaggtccttctcaaaaaattagcatattgtgataaagttcattattttccataatgtaatgataaaaatgtaactgtcatatattttagattcaNNNNNNNNNNNNNNNNNNNNNNNNNNNNNNNNNNNNNNNNNNNNNNNNNNNNNNNNNNNNNNNNNNNNNNNNNNNNNNNNNNNNNNNNNNNNNNNNNNNNNNNNNNNNNNNNNNNNNNNNNNNNNNNNNNNNNNNNNNNNNNNNNNNNNNNNNNNNNNNNNNNNNNNNNNNNNNNNNNNNNNNNNNNNNNNNNNNNNNNNNNNNNNNNNNNNNNNNNNNNNNNNNNNNNNNNNNNNNNNNNNNNNNNNNNNNNNNNNNNNNNNNNNNNNNNNNNNNNNNNNNNNNNNNNNNNNNNNNNNNNNNNNNNNNNNNNNNNNNNNNNNNNNNNNNNNNNNNNNNNNNNNNNNNNNNNNNNNNNNNNNNNNNNNNNNNNNNNNNNNNNNNNNNNNNNNNNNNNNNNNNNNNNNNNNNNNNNNNNNNNNNNNNNNNNNNNNNNNNNNNNNNNNNNNNNNNNNNNNNNNNNNNNNNNNNNNNNNNNNNNNNNNNNNNNNNNNNNNNNNNNNNNNNNNNNNNNNNNNNNNNNNNNNNNNNNNNNNNNNNNNNNNNNNNNNNNNNNNNNNNNNNNNNNNNNNNNNNNNNNNNNNNNNNNNNNNNNNNNNNNNNNNNNNNNNNNNNNNNNNNNNNNNNNNNNNNNNNNNNNNNNNNNNNNNNNNNNNNNNNNNNNNNNNNNNNNNNNNNNNNNNNNNNNNNNNNNNNNNNNNNNNNNNNNNNNNNNNNNNNNNNNNNNNNNNNNNNNNNNNNNNNNNNNNNNNNNNNNNNNNNNNNNNNNNNNNNNNNNNNNNNNNNNNNNNNNNNNNNNNNNNNNNNNNNNNNNNNNNNNNNNNNNNNNNNNNNNNNNNNNNNNNNNNNNNNNNNcctgtgcacggtggctctggatgtttctactccagactcagtccactgcttctgCAGgtccccaaggtctggaatcagCCCTTCTCCTCAATcctcctcagggtccggtcacctcttctcgttgtgcagcgttttctgccacactttttccttcccactgaggtgccttgatacagcactctgaaaacagcctattcgttcagaaatttctttctatgtcttaccctcttgcttgagggtgtcaatgatggccttctggacagcagtcaggtcggcagtcttacccatgattgcggttttgagtaatgaaccaggctgggagtttttaaaagccccaggaatcttttgcaggtgtttagagttactttgttgattcagatgattgctGCTTGTACAGAGAACCTTTTTatgatatgcaaattttttgagacagggattttgggttttcatgagctgtatgccaaaatcatcagtattaaaacaataaaagacatgaaatattccagttggtgtgcaatgaatataaaatatatgagtttaatttctatcattacattatggaaaataattaactttatcacaatatgctaattttttgagaaggacctgtacatcATGATAGACGTGATCAATAACAACAGATCATACGTCAGaattttcaatcatttcactgaactctgatccagaaccgcacagcattctggggaatGGAGGCAGAGAAAGTGCTTTAGCTGCTCAAACTAACAGAAAACTAAGCCAGCTAGGTGGCATAAACTAACttactcactcactctttggttacctagcaacaaccttgAGTAACTCACACAGCAGCAGTTCCAGTTTCACCAcctgcctcataactgcttaaaaataaaatacataaatacatttgaaaaatgtgaatggctgaatgtagtgtgaaaaGTGCTTTGGAGTTCTCTGCACTTGATAaagaactgtacaaaaatatcagAGCTTCAGTCTGATCTAAAAGCAGAAGGCGCCTGGAACTCTTCTCATTTCTGCTCACCTTGTAGTGAAATTATCCACCTGCTGCCAACAACAAGCTGAGCTTAAAAACCTGCAAACATATTccttgagatgtttttttttttttttaaatcttttccaATTAGTCAGTTTCACATCTCCCTTCTTATTCTGTCTGTTGGCGTGTCAAGGCTGCTCTGGAGCAGCAGCGACACCAGGAGGCAGAGGTCGGCATCACAACGCAACACTTCCTCTTCCGTAATTGCAGCACAAAGTAAAACCCTCCAAGTTGACAGCGGCCACCGTTGCGCTACAAAATAAGAGTTCATGACCAGTGAAGATCCTGCTTACTTAATCATAAAGCGTTCAGGTTTATCAGTTAAAAGTGTTCCATCTGTCAGAAATTCTGACTAACTTAACACTTCGTTACTCAGAACAGACAGAAGTCCCCTCCAGTTGCAACACACCGTTCCTCAGCAAGTCATGTTAGTGAAATCTGCCTTTTAATTGATGCTGTGAAGTTCCTTCATTTCATAACATGAGTGTTTTCTAGAAAAGttatcagaaaacattaaaccgGAGTTATCTGCCTTCTACAGAATTTAAGCCTGAAGctaaaaactgctttgaagAATTCTGTGTAGAACATTTACAGACACggtttttaatcttaaatgcaaaacgtatttattttttggacagttttggcttaattactgctctgagggtgtttttctttcagcaaatggcttttttaGCCAATTTACTCCAGTTAGCAATTAATTAACTACTAAActagttaaatataaaaaattttactggatgataaattgtcccaaacattattgcgataaacgatgatattgttgttttgagcaATGTTATAGTAACAATGTAAGAACACATTctgaaagatcaataaactttcatttataatttgcatttaacactgaaactggaagacaatttaaatactgaaaataaacaaaacaacaaataaaatgaattataaagtctctctATACTAAATTGTCCTTCAGAAAATGGGACAGTTGAGAcgaaagcaccagactgaagacttttgttattcagtttttggaaaaaaaaaaaaaaaaaaaaagaaaagaatgataaaatatgcaaattgaaattactgtgttggatttaatttattaggcaattaattgatttattgtttattgtgacaagcCTAGCAATCTGTTGCTGTCCTCTCTTCTTGAAGTCTGTGTCTCCTCCTGCAGTGTGCGCCGTTTGGATTTTAGTACTGTTGCTAAAATTGTtgaactggatgataaaagtttttagtctggtgttttggtctcaactagtgTTTCATGTAaaggacaattttatttacagagacttcataattcattttatttatcgcttttgttttatttattttggatatttaaaatattttccagttccagtgttaaatactcatcagaatttaaagtttattgatctcttTCAGAATgcgttcttgcattattattttgctattattaccattatatgactttaaaacgatctcaaaacaacaatatcactATTTTTCTCAATAACTTGTGGGACAATTTATCGACCAGCAGAATTCATAATTGTGACATTCCTCCCTGAGCGTTCGGACGTTCCTTACCTGTGTACTTGACCAGGGTTCGACCGGTGGAGATCTCCCACAGTTTGGCCACGGAGTCTTTCCCACTGGACAGGATGTACTTGGAGTTCTTGGAGAAGATGGCGGAGCACACCTCTGCTCCATCGTGCGCCTTCTCAAAGGTGGTGACGCAGCGGTTGGAGATGCCGTCCCACAGCTTGATGCTGCCGTCCTTGCTGCAGGTGACGTAGCTGTTGGCGGTGGGGTTGTAGCTGACGCCGCTGATTGTGTCCGTGTGCTGGTCCAGTGGGTTGCAGGAAACAAAGCACTGGAAAGTGTTGACATCGTAGAGGCGCAGCGTAGGGTGCTGCGTTCCCACCAGCAGGAAGTCCCCGGAGGGGTGGAAGGAGATGGAACGCAGcatttctgcttcctgttgggCGGCGGATTAAAGACAGGTCAGCACACGTTCAGAAACAAAGCCGAGGCGAGTCATTTTAGCAActcaaaatgtgttattgcgacaggccttgTAGCAAAACGGAATGTAAAATACTTAAAGAACTACAGATACTTTTGCACAGGagtgaatgtaaatatttcatgtcaAAGCAACAGGCACATGGACAAAAGTAGCAGGACATTTCCCAAATGGCCGTTCTGACCACTGAGACAATCAAATACATACAATTACCTGGATATATTTAAAAGCTCTTTTAGCGGAGGGCTTGGAGTAGTCGAACAGTTTCAGGGTGTAATCTCTTGAGCCAGATGCTAGAATCTGTTCACTCGGATGGAAGGCCAGGCAGGTGACTTCATCCACATGGTCATAAAGCGTACGGATGACAGGATGGTTCTCCATGTTCTGCTGCGCCGTCTCGTTCATCATAACCTAAGAGCAGCACAGCGTTAGTGGAGCAACCGAGAATCTAACCCGTCCCCCGCTCTcagcctgcctcacctcgatgGGCATGGCACTCTTAGCCAGCATGCGCTCCGTGTCCAGAATCTTGATGGAGGCGTCAGCTGAGCCTGTGGCGATCAGCTGGCCGTCCCGGCTGTATGTGGCCACGCGACAAGGACCCTTGTGGGACGTGACGTAGCAGGTCTCGTACTCTGACGCCTCCGGGGACATCGTCTGGACATCCGCGTCAAACTCTAGGTCAATGCCAACACCAGGTGCTACTGTGTCCGAGCGGCCGATGGCATACTGGACGGCACTGTCGTCGTTCTCCAACCCTGTGACAAGAGTCCAGGCTGTACAGTTAGTCTTAGGCAGAGTTGGGTagaaactagttacatttactcaattacatttacttcagtaacttttttttaaaagttattttagtagtatttttacttgagtcattttattataaagtattgcTACTGTTACGCGAGTAAAATTTCTTGATTCTTtacccactgaataaaaaacaaaacatgttttaaccaaaaattcaccagacagccagctgcagtttttattaaattttcatAAGTTTTTCATTGACAGGAACTGATTTAGAAATTTTCTTATGcctgttatttttttgtaacttatatgaattattgtaatttctgtctttaaaatatcaaaatttccatttaacgatatattttggtctgtctgatgatgtaatgtttaaatattaaatgattgatcgGTTACAGGTACTTTAGTAGACGTTTTaccaaattatttttcactcttacttgaataactttttaccttcacttgagtaaaaaatatgttgaagtagtgccaCTTTTAATTGAGTACAGCTTTTGGGTTTTCTGCCCTCCTCTGGgcaaaaaacccaaaaggacCAAACTGCCGTCACTATGATGAAAGCTGGGCCAGATCTGCTCTTACCAATCTTTGCCAGCTGCATCAGCTGCTCAGAAGGCGACACGACGCTCTGCGGCTTCACCTCATTGATAAGATTGTTGGCAATGTTGGTGTAGCCGTCGTGGAGCAGCTGGCTGATGATGAGCCTGTACAGGTGCTGTCGGTCCCTCAGAGTCGGCTTAGGACGATACATTTTGGCTCACTGCTGCAAAGTAGATGGCTgacacaaaacagagaaagtcAGTAACTATGTCTGCATTAATATTGCAACCTTTATCCTGCACATCGGGTGAACAGACTGTATGAGGCAGAGTCAATGATGCTCCTGTATATTTCTGCAGCTAACATTAGCCTGGATGCTACTGCTAACACCGAGGAAAACAACCGTCGGCTAATTGAAATAAGGCTTCAGTCTGACTAAGCGTCCGGCTTTATTAGAACCACAATGTAACAACTGACATAAGAAGCTTAAAGTATGTCTAAAAGTTCTTCTTACAATTAAAACTTGAAGAATATCCCCAACTGTAAGTGAAGTAAAAACAGCGCTCCTGGACTCAAACGTGTGTTACGTCCGACGTAAGAGTCGTGCTTACGTCACgaaaagcttttttcttcttctttattatGGTGGATAGCAAGGAACTTTATGTtgcataccgccacctactgtacaTGAATGTATAGCAACCGTACCTCACATCCATTATATTAATCCAtccatattttctaattttgcaATATAAAGATAAATAGATAATGCTTTCCTTAAACTATAAATATCCTCTATGGTTACTTCAGTTCTGAATATTCCTGGAcccttaattatttttactattattattattattattattattattattattattattattattgttgttatgtttgttgtgtgtgtgtgtgtgtgtgtgtgtgtgtgtgtgtgtgtgtgtggaggtaGAGAGCAATATACATATTTGTTGGCAGTattcatttttctgatttatctGTTTCTGTCGTTACCACATTACAGTTACCTTCACTTGATCTCTTTCATGTCTGAAAGAGGGAActtagctgtgtgtgtttttatttcagtttagtttGCTTTTATCTCTCGTTTATCACtctttttgttgtatttgtattCATTGTTATAATGATGAAGTATTACTGCTGTCTCATTTCCTTTTGTCAACTTGTAATGCAGAAGATGTAAATCAGTGAGAGACAGAAGAATGTAACTGTGTGAAAAGCGTCactgttgttaaaaataaataaaaactaagttCAAAGAAGAAATTCTCAGAATTCATTGAGTCTCCTTAAGCAATTCAATAGCaactctttctttctttctttctctttccttctttctttttttattaaaaactgtagAATTTTCATTCCTTTACTTGGGACTTTAAAGCCTTCCATATTCCAACAGGAAGTCCAGACagaattattaaatattacaaattgTATAACATTCAGCACTGTAATTTCACTATTTCCCAATTAATTATTTCTAACCAAACTCAACCATTTACAGCAAACCTTTCTTATCAATAGTGAAGCATGTTGCATTTGCGATGGCAGACTGTGtggaatggatggatgaaaggaTCAATCTTAGCCCGTCATTAGCAAATAGTATGAATTTGCTACTGCGATGTAACATTTGCttgcttgttgttttattgctttaattatgtaaagcactttgaatttctttgttgtggaaatgtgccatacaaataaaactgcctTGCCTGTAAACATTACGGCTCAAACAGTACATTGAATAAATGCACAAATGACTTGCCATAATCAGAGAAACGTTAGGCCgtgtgtgaataaataaatcagtcacAGCCTGTCAGAAACACAAAGCATAACTGATAATGCATCTGTCGCTATTATGTAAATTGTGCAATCGGAAGAATTACAGATATTTTCCATGTCTTCCTTCTTTACATTCATGTTGTTGATCGTCTTCACAGTCCTCAAGCTTGTAAGTTAtctgcatataaaaaaataacccgAAGAGAAGCTTCCAGACGAATAAACCTGCGAAGTGATATTGAGTTCATCAACTCTCTGTAGTATTACTACAGCTGGCCTTATGCCGGTACATACAGCAGAGATGCTTCACGTGGATTTACATCCAATTTCTCAAACAACGCAGAACTTTAGTAACCACAAGCCGATGACTTGAGAAAGAAACATATGTTGTTCGTTTCTAGTTGCTGCTCACTGTTAGTGGTAAAGACTGGCTTGTAAAGCCTTGTATCCTAGCAACTTAAGCAACATGGCCAGAAAACAATAAGTCAGCAACACGAGACCCCGAGTGAATGTTTTCATATCTGTCTCCGTTAAAGGATTCCTGCGAGAAAGATCAAATGCCATGACTGTAACATCTGAGGAACACGTGCCTGGAGCCATGCCCCCTCCCTGCTGGGCTCGGGGAGGATGGCAGAAAACATGGTAGGAGGTATCCTGTTGCCATGTCAACAGAAAGCATGCTCTTGCATGGACCAGCCTGCAGTTGCCTTGGAGACCAAGTGAAGTCTGTTGCAGTGCaatgtttgtttgctttcagccgatattctttattaattttacaaaGTACACATGTGAAGTAACAACATTTCACTTGTCGCGTTCCCGACATACAAGGAACCTCTTTGTTCAAAGATCTTAAAGGGATAAAGAGGCATGGTCTGAGAGGCCAGAGTGACCGATTGCTCAGCTTAGACGGCCAGCCAGCAGAGTCCTGCAGGTTCTAAACTTCTTCCGTTTACCAATTATGGAGGCAGCTGAGACTGGGACACTCAAAGCAGCCGAAACAGTCAGGACGGTCTTGTGCCTCAAGGCAGTCTTGACTCAGAGGTCTACTAAGGTTCCCTACTAAGGCTTGTGCTGTACTTTGATTGACAAAGGTCGTGAATGGTTAAAACGCTCAAGAACAAGATCTGTTAAAAACTGCTAGGTTAAAGTTACTTGACTGAAGGAACTTCCCACATGATCCCATGGAGATCAATGACCTTTAGAAATGATGCTGTCTGGGTGTTACCATGTTCCTGATTGGTTCTCTCacataatcaatcaatcaatcaatcaatcaatcaatcaatcaatcaatcaatcaatcaatcaatcaatcaatcaatcaatcaatcaatcaatcagtccgTCCGTTCTCTCTGCTTATCCAGATTTGGGGCACATGTAGCAGCTAGTGCATGAGATTaattgacagcattaagacaCTCctcttggttctgattggttgattttggtTGGGACGACtcgggagcggtgcatttcttcagtagCAGCACAggcaggaggtggaggagactGATCATTTCAAATATTCTCTGTCTTGTAGCATCCCGTCataacatggtgacagttttaacaaatatgtaaaaaagttATATATAGTCCGTTCATGATTGGGCCAATGTGCTTGAATAGGCTTTTATAGTGGCGCGATGAAAATCACATCGTTTTGTTCTCCGCCTCCTGCAGTCCATGCCTTCTTGTCGCAATGCTCTTGGCAAACGTAAGATGTGTGTCGTTGTGTTTATTGCGTCGCTTTTTTCAACatcatttaacaaaaacattgcagAATCAAACAACCCGAGTGTATATCACTCAACAAAATTGGTCACAATGGACCGGTTTCAGCTCCAAGTCTTCCCGTCTTCAGAGTTTCTGCCTTTCCTTTCCGGCAGTTCGGATTTTAACTTAACtaggctttttttatttggctctTTCATAGATAAAATGAGTTCCATAAAAGGCTGGAGTAGGGgccgcacagtggcgcagttggtagagctgttgccttgcagcaagaaggttctgggttcgattcccggggtctttctgcatggagtttgcatgttctccctgtgcgttgcgtgggttttctccgggtaccccggtttcctcccacagtccaaaaacatgactgtcaggttaattggcctctccaaattgctcttaggtgtgagtgtgtgtgtgcatggttgtgtgtcctgtgtgtctctgtgttgccctgcgacagactggcgacctgtccagggtgtaccMYRCCTCYCGCCCGAAACRttggctggagatgggcaccagcacccctcccgaccccactgagggaaaaagggtgcaagaaaatggatggatggatggatggaaaaggCTGGAGTAAAGctgcttcaaaaaaataaaaaatacacacacaaacacacacatttcataATCTGTTTGCATATGATCACTTGCTCCACAATCATCCTTACTCACTAAACCGGCAGCAGATTAACGAATAAGACTGCCAGCGTAAATAACAAATCCATTTAAACAAAAGCCTGCCTCTTTGAGCATGTGCAAAGTTAACCACTAAACCCCCTACCCCCTGTGGTTTTGTGGTTAGAGGTGGATCATTTTAACGCTTTAACCCATCCAATTGTTCTCTGTCAGAAAGGATGAGAACTGCACATGTGCAGCCACATCGACATGAGCTGCACCTCACTCCTCTGTCTGTGTCGGTGTGTGAGATTCTGTGCGTGGGTGGAAGTCAGTGGGTGGGAGAGTGAGCATGCGAGGCAGATAGAAGTCAGGTACTGCCTCAAACTGCTCATGGGAAAAGTCAGCCGCCGAAAGGGTAagtttgcttttgttgcagCACTTCCTCCGCCGGCAGCACCCGCTTTCATTTCACTgcaaacacttttgttttaatgatcCTCGCGGTCCAGCTGATCTCTTAGTGCAGTCTCTGACTTCAACTTATCCTCCGGAAGTCTTTGTTTGACAGCCAGCACACCCACCCAGCACTCTCCTCCTTTCTGCTATACCAGCTTGCatcttctctgtctctctctctcgctcgctctctctttccctctcgcTCTCATTTGCATGTCTTCCGCTTCCTCATCACAAGAAACGGTTC
Coding sequences within:
- the cstf1 gene encoding cleavage stimulation factor subunit 1; the protein is MYRPKPTLRDRQHLYRLIISQLLHDGYTNIANNLINEVKPQSVVSPSEQLMQLAKIGLENDDSAVQYAIGRSDTVAPGVGIDLEFDADVQTMSPEASEYETCYVTSHKGPCRVATYSRDGQLIATGSADASIKILDTERMLAKSAMPIEVMMNETAQQNMENHPVIRTLYDHVDEVTCLAFHPSEQILASGSRDYTLKLFDYSKPSAKRAFKYIQEAEMLRSISFHPSGDFLLVGTQHPTLRLYDVNTFQCFVSCNPLDQHTDTISGVSYNPTANSYVTCSKDGSIKLWDGISNRCVTTFEKAHDGAEVCSAIFSKNSKYILSSGKDSVAKLWEISTGRTLVKYTGAGLSGRQMHRTQGVFNHTEDYVLLPDERTISLCCWDSRTAERKNLLSLGHNNIVRCIVHSPTNPGFMTCSDDFRARFWYRRATTD